Part of the Faecalibacterium duncaniae genome, CCACCACGCAGATGGCCCCGCCTGTAACGAATGCCCAGAAATAGTTCATGTGTTCCCTCCGTTCTGTTCCTCCGGGGCAGCAAGCTCCACTAGGTGCGAGATGGCGGGGATGCTCTCCTTCTGCAAAAAGGTGGTCTGGCTCATCAGCGCGCCTGTGGCCAGAAAGAGCACCCGGCGCTGCCCCCGCCGCTCCAGCCGGGGCAGGAGATGCCCGCAGAGCACCGCTGCGCAGCACCCCGGCCCAGAAGCGCCGCTGTGCACCGACTGGCCCTCGGCATCATAGAGGAGGGAACCGCAGTCCACATGGTTCTTGAGAAGCAGGCCCTCGGCGGCCAGCAGCTCCCGGAACAGCTGACTGCCCACATGGCCCAGGTCGCCGGTGCAGATGGCATCGAACTTCTGCGGCTGGGTGTTGGTATCAGTGAGGTAGCGCAGGAGCGTTGCCGCCGCAGCAGGAGCCATGGCGGCCCCCATGTTGTTGATGTCCCGGATGCCCAGATCCTGCACCCGGCCAAAGGTCACGGCCCGGATGCCAACCCCCTGCCCGGCGGGGCGGAGCAGGCAGGCTCCTGCTGCCGTGGCAGTCCATTGGGCGGTGGGGGTGCGCACGGCTCCGTAGGAAAGCGGGGTGCGGAACTGCCGCTCGGCGGTGCAGAAGTGGCTGGAGGTCATGGCCAGCAGGCCGTCTGCCATTCCGGCGCTGCACAGGCAGGCCCCAACACCCAGCGCCTCGGCCATGGTGCTGCAGGCCCCGAACAGCCCCGCAAAGGGCAGGCCCAGCGCCCGGGCCGCATAGCCCGAAGCCGTGCACTGGGCCTGCAGATCTCCGGCCAGCAGGAGGCTCACATCCTTTTCGGTGGCGTGGGCTTTTTTCAGGCAGAGCCGCGCCACCTGCAATTGCAGCTGCGTTTCAGCGGCCTCCCAGCTGGCCTGCCCGAGGCGGTTGTCACTGTGCAGCTCATCGAATTCTGCCGCCAGCGGGCTTTCGCCCTCCTTTTTGCCGCCGATGCAGGCGTGTGCAGCGATGACAGGCGGTTTTGGGAAGATCAGGGTATCACCCCGGCGGGTCGCCATGAAAAAATCCCCCTTTCAGGGCTGTTTTTCTTTGGGATTTGTGCTATAATAGCGCTCGTGCGATATTCTGCTCCATCCGCTCTGCCGGAAAACTGCAATTTTTGCATCCCGGCAGGCGTATTGTAGACAGAGCGGTCAGCCGCCCAGCAGCCAGAGCACCCCACCGTAGACCACAGCGGCCAGCGTGCCGTACACGATGACTGGCCCTGCAATGGTGAACATCTTGGCTCCGGTGCCACAGACCCTGCCCTCGGGCTTGAACTCGATGGCGGCGCTGACCACGGCGTTGGCAAAGCCCGTGATGGGCACCAGCGAGCCTGCCCCGGCTTTGGCGGCAAGCTTCTGGTAGAGCCCCAGCGTGGTCAGCAGGGCCGACAGCACGATGAGGGTGCAGCTG contains:
- a CDS encoding SpoVA/SpoVAEb family sporulation membrane protein; its protein translation is MKMTAEEYARRVKQVGPRSPLGSDCLWAFCVGGGICLLGEVLRGWYLGMGLEAQLAGTLTSCTLIVLSALLTTLGLYQKLAAKAGAGSLVPITGFANAVVSAAIEFKPEGRVCGTGAKMFTIAGPVIVYGTLAAVVYGGVLWLLGG
- a CDS encoding stage V sporulation protein AD — its product is MATRRGDTLIFPKPPVIAAHACIGGKKEGESPLAAEFDELHSDNRLGQASWEAAETQLQLQVARLCLKKAHATEKDVSLLLAGDLQAQCTASGYAARALGLPFAGLFGACSTMAEALGVGACLCSAGMADGLLAMTSSHFCTAERQFRTPLSYGAVRTPTAQWTATAAGACLLRPAGQGVGIRAVTFGRVQDLGIRDINNMGAAMAPAAAATLLRYLTDTNTQPQKFDAICTGDLGHVGSQLFRELLAAEGLLLKNHVDCGSLLYDAEGQSVHSGASGPGCCAAVLCGHLLPRLERRGQRRVLFLATGALMSQTTFLQKESIPAISHLVELAAPEEQNGGNT